From the genome of Methanofastidiosum sp.:
GGACTTGTCATATAGAACGTATATATTGCCTGTATAATTGATATTTTCTCTTTCTCCAACACCAATATTTCTTTCCACAGTTTTGTAAACTAAACCTAATTCCGGCATTCTTGGATATTCTTTAAGTTCTTTATCATTGTCAACAAAATAATTTGTATACGCATAATCTGCTTCTATTTTTAAATTTAATGGTGAAATCGCATCTAAAACATCTTCCCAGTCATAGTCTGAACCACCTGGATTTTGCCTTATGTCAATTAATACTTTTTTAATTGTTTTATCTGCATATTTTTGTATTTCGTTCGCATAATAAACACCGTTTACCATTTTCGGCATCCTAATGTATAGAATTTGCTTTTCAGCCCAATACCAAACAAATCCACTTTCCACTGTAGTAATTTTTTTTGGCGAAAAACCAATATTTAATTTTACAGGAATTGTTATTATTTCATCTTTTACATTAAAAGTTAATTCGACAATTGTATCTGATGCTATATTTTGTTGTAAAAATGTTTCCGAATAAAAATAATCATTTTCAAAATCCCACGATAAAGAACGTTTTTTATCAATATTATTTCGAATATAAATGTTTGGAAATAAATGGTTTACTTTTATTAATTCAGTTTTTTCAGGTATGTTAAATTCTTTATATTTATAATCTTCACTAACATAATATCTTCCTTTGTGATAAACTAATTTTGGTAAATTATTTGATGTAACGATAACCGAATTAAAAAGTAATTCATACTTAGCTATTGATGCACAAAACTCTAAACTTTCTCCATTACTCAAATGTTCAAATGGATTTAACGACGTAAGACTTGTATGTCCATCTTGACAACTAATTAAGGTTCTGTATAGAATTAGAGCAAATGTATCAACAGAATTGCATTTTTCAAGCTCTTCCTTTAAATTCTGAAAAAGAGTTTGGTAATTTATGTTACAGACACTTTCTCGTATTTTTAAATGAGGACTAATTTCAACTAAGTTATTAATTAAACTATCAAAGTCCGAATGCATTCTTTTTTTTTCAAGCTTCTGAAATTCTTGTTTACCTGCATATTGATAAAATTCATTTCTTTTTAAATCAAATAAGTCTATGAGTTTTTTCCACTCTTCTAAGTCATGATACTTATAGAATTCCGAAAACCATACTAATACAAATTCCTTATCTAAATATCCACTATTAACCATTTTAAATAAATGCTCAAAAGTTTTTTCATTATTATCTGCATATGCCCAAGATGATGCAGCATTTAGATGAGTTCCTGACCAATCTTTGCCAGCGTCAATACTTGCTTCAAATAATAATGCAGCTTCTTTATATTTATCTTCATTAAACTTGTCCCAAGCTACTTCATATAAACTATCAGCAAGGTTTTGTGCGAGAATATTTGATGTGAATAGAGATAGTATAATTAACAATACAATTTTAAAGTTCATTTTTTCAAAATTAAATAATTAATGCTAACGGCTGGGGGTTGATAAAGTGCAGGCGGTTGGAACATCGTCATCGTCCCACGAGACGACGCTGGATTGAAACGGTAAAGTTTCCTAATCCGCTGATAGCCTGCATTTTATTAAACCCTTGTTACAGGCTGGCTTTTTATTCTTTCGATAAATATTCTTCTATTTCTATCCTAAGTTTTGGTAAGTGAATTGAAACTATCCCCCATATAACAACATCATCCACTTTGTCATATCCGTGAATAACCCAATTTCTTGTATCAACTATTTGTCTAGCATTTTCAATTTGAATTTCGGGTGCAATTTTCATTATTCGATTCATTGCCTCGCCGATAATCTCAATTTCTCTTTCAATACCTCTTCTAAGCAATTTATTGTTCTGATATTCATAGAAATCTCTTTTCTCCCCGAGAAAGTCAAATATGGAATCTATGGATGTTTTAATATCAAAAAGGTATTTCTTTACTTCACGCTTCATAAATCAGTTGTTTTGATTCATTAATGCTTTCAATAAAATAGGGATTTGAAAGTGTTCTTTCAGTTACGATGTCAATTTCTCTATTAAATAGTTCTCTAAGTTTATAATGAAGTGTGAAATAATTCTTTGTATATTCATCAACAGTTAAATTGTCTGAAAATGAGATAAGAAAATCGATATCACTATCATCTCGAAATCTATCTGATACAACAGAGCCGAAGGCATAGATGCTCTTAATGCTAAGTGCTTGACAAATAGCAATCAATTCTTTCTTTCGTTTTTCTAATAATTGTTGCATCGTATTTTTTTTTCAAAGATACAAAATCTTCAGATTGAAGTCCAATTTTTTCAATCAAGCTTGCCTGTAACGGCTGTGGGTTGATAAAGTGCAG
Proteins encoded in this window:
- a CDS encoding DUF86 domain-containing protein codes for the protein MKREVKKYLFDIKTSIDSIFDFLGEKRDFYEYQNNKLLRRGIEREIEIIGEAMNRIMKIAPEIQIENARQIVDTRNWVIHGYDKVDDVVIWGIVSIHLPKLRIEIEEYLSKE
- a CDS encoding nucleotidyltransferase domain-containing protein, with product MQQLLEKRKKELIAICQALSIKSIYAFGSVVSDRFRDDSDIDFLISFSDNLTVDEYTKNYFTLHYKLRELFNREIDIVTERTLSNPYFIESINESKQLIYEA